The following are from one region of the Coffea eugenioides isolate CCC68of chromosome 2, Ceug_1.0, whole genome shotgun sequence genome:
- the LOC113759401 gene encoding aspartic proteinase CDR1-like produces the protein MRLNPNVLCTPLATRTVVFLVFCSTILLPVQTNNGGFTADLIRRDSSKSPFYNPLLTTSQPVKNAFQPSLNRANQFASTSVVPNGGEYLMKISYGTPPVETLAIVDTGSDVTWTMCLPCKTCHKSISSLFNPINSSTFELVPCTSKTCRDFSYSFCNQADATTCEYEAIYADLSSSRGDVATETITLEGSMGERLSFSNFTFGCAHHSDGDFTDEGMGSGLVGLGFEQQSLISQLSSSFHGKFSYCFGPPNEVSNPGKIRFGSNPIFLQGSRVSTPLYFGFAYSLKLQGISVANTRMEDSDGALSSGEFIIDSGTTYTLLPTQLYYAFESAIQDYIGSQNRVDDPNNDFKLCYSSLVDSVIPNITMHFAGADLELNPESIFQRTSPTSVCLGFFPSDSIALLGNLAQANFWVEYDLKNKILSFQRADCASQ, from the coding sequence ATGAGGCTCAATCCCAACGTTCTTTGCACTCCTTTGGCAACAAGAACAGTTGTGTTTCTTGTATTTTGTTCTACGATATTGCTTCCTGTCCAAACAAACAATGGTGGCTTTACAGCCGATCTCATCCGTCGGGATTCATCGAAATCGCCCTTCTACAATCCCCTCTTAACAACATCACAACCTGTAAAGAATGCATTTCAACCTTCATTGAATCGTGCGAACCAATTTGCATCCACAAGTGTAGTACCAAATGGTGGTGAATATCTCATGAAAATATCCTACGGGACACCGCCGGTTGAGACACTAGCAATTGTCGACACAGGCAGCGATGTTACCTGGACGATGTGCCTACCTTGTAAGACTTGTCACAAGTCAATCTCTTCCCTCTTCAATCCCATAAATTCATCCACATTTGAGCTAGTACCTTGTACATCCAAAACATGTCGCGATTTTTCGTATTCCTTTTGCAATCAGGCTGATGCTACCACCTGTGAATACGAAGCAATCTACGCGGATCTTTCTTCCTCTAGGGGAGATGTTGCAACTGAAACTATAACTTTGGAAGGTTCCATGGGGGAGAGGCTGTCTTTCTCTAATTTTACTTTTGGATGCGCTCATCACTCGGATGGTGACTTTACTGACGAGGGAATGGGATCTGGACTtgttggacttggatttgagcagcAATCACTAATTTCACAGCTTAGTTCTTCATTTCATGGCAAATTCTCCTATTGTTTTGGTCCACCAAATGAGGTCTCAAACCCCGGAAAAATAAGGTTTGGTAGCAATCCAATATTTTTGCAAGGAAGCAGGGTTTCAACGCCACTGTATTTTGGTTTTGCTTATTCTCTGAAACTACAAGGTATTAGCGTTGCAAATACAAGAATGGAGGATAGTGATGGTGCGCTTTCGTCCGGGGAATTCATCATAGACTCGGGAACAACATACACGCTTCTTCCAACACAACTCtattatgcatttgaatccgcTATCCAAGATTACATAGGGTCGCAAAATAGAGTGGATGACCCAAACAATGACTTCAAATTGTGTTATTCTTCTTTAGTTGATAGTGTTATCCCCAATATTACCATGCACTTTGCAGGTGCAGATTTGGAGTTGAATCCAGAAAGCATCTTTCAGAGAACCTCACCTACTTCAGTCTGCCTGGGATTTTTCCCCAGCGACAGTATTGCCTTGCTCGGCAACTTGGCACAGGCCAACTTTTGGGTCGAATACGACTTGAAAAACAAAATTCTTTCATTTCAACGTGCTGATTGCGCTAGTCAATGA
- the LOC113762527 gene encoding H/ACA ribonucleoprotein complex subunit 4 — protein sequence MTEIELSRSDKKKKKNKHSKTEQEPEEIQKTQQPDENENADDFSIKPQKFTPTIDTSEWPILLKNYDRLNIRTGHYTPLSSGFSPLKRPLLEYIRYGILNLDKPANPSSHEVVAWIKRILRVEKTGHSGTLDPKVTGNLIVCIDRATRLVKSQQGAGKEYVCIARLHSAVPDAAKVGRALETLTGAVFQRPPLISAVKRQLRIRTIYESKLLEYDASRHLVVFWISCEAGTYVRTLCVHLGLLLGVGGHMQELRRVRSGILGEKDNMVTMHDVMDAQWVYDNYRDESYLRRVIMPLEVVLTSYKRLVVKDSAVNAICYGAKLMIPGLLRFENDIEVGEEVVLMTTKGEAIALGIAEMTTAVMATCDHGVVAKIKRVVMDRDTYPRKWGLGPRASLKKKLIAEGKLDKHGKSNENTPAEWLRNVVLPPGGDSIVAGLAAVASAEQPGALNAETAVVEVEKKKKKKHKEKEGADGGGDRKRKHDEVDDSPAPDAAKKMKVEGAEEVEEKEKKKKKKKDDDDVVSADGEKSKEKKKKKDKQKEDAASSDEDKSEKKKKKKKKHKDAENGDSVLPVANAGNDDDTEKSEKKKEKKKKKNKDAEQA from the coding sequence ATGACAGAAATCGAGCTCTCCCGCTCagacaagaaaaagaagaagaacaaaCACTCCAAAACCGAACAAGAACCCGAAGAGATTCAGAAAACCCAACAACCTGACGAAAACGAAAATGCCGACGATTTCTCAATCAAACCCCAGAAATTCACCCCAACAATCGACACCTCCGAGTGGCCAATCCTCTTGAAGAACTACGACCGCCTCAACATCCGAACTGGCCATTACACCCCTCTGTCCTCCGGTTTTTCGCCGCTGAAACGCCCCCTGCTGGAGTATATCCGCTACGGAATCTTGAATCTTGACAAACCGGCGAACCCTTCCTCCCATGAGGTCGTGGCGTGGATCAAGCGGATTCTCCGGGTCGAGAAAACTGGTCATTCGGGTACTCTGGATCCCAAAGTTACTGGTAATTTGATTGTTTGTATTGACCGGGCCACCCGGCTGGTTAAATCCCAGCAGGGTGCCGGGAAAGAGTATGTTTGTATTGCTAGATTGCATTCTGCAGTGCCCGATGCTGCCAAGGTGGGAAGGGCACTGGAGACTTTAACTGGGGCTGTTTTTCAACGGCCCCCTTTAATTTCTGCTGTTAAGAGGCAGCTCAGGATAAGGACTATTTATGAAAGCAAGTTATTGGAGTATGATGCTAGTAGACATTTGGTTGTTTTCTGGATTTCGTGCGAGGCGGGGACTTACGTGAGGACCTTGTGTGTTCACTTGGGGCTGTTGTTGGGTGTGGGTGGGCATATGCAGGAGTTGAGGAGGGTGCGGTCGGGGATTTTAGGGGAGAAGGATAATATGGTGACTATGCATGATGTGATGGATGCTCAATGGGTTTATGATAACTATAGGGATGAAAGCTATTTGAGGAGGGTGATTATGCCGTTGGAGGTTGTTTTGACTAGTTACAAGAGGCTTGTGGTGAAGGATTCCGCTGTTAATGCAATTTGTTATGGTGCCAAATTGATGATTCCGGGGTTGTTGAGGTTTGAGAATGATATTGAGGTTGGGGAGGAGGTGGTTTTGATGACTACGAAAGGGGAGGCAATTGCGTTGGGGATTGCTGAGATGACTACTGCAGTTATGGCTACTTGTGATCATGGGGTGGTTGCGAAGATTAAGAGGGTTGTGATGGATAGGGATACCTATCCCAGGAAATGGGGGTTGGGGCCGAGGGCTTCATTGAAGAAAAAGTTGATTGCTGAAGGGAAGTTGGATAAGCATGGAAAATCGAATGAAAATACTCCTGCTGAGTGGTTGAGGAACGTGGTTCTGCCTCCAGGAGGGGATTCTATCGTTGCTGGCCTTGCTGCTGTTGCTTCTGCTGAGCAGCCAGGTGCATTGAATGCTGAGACTGCTGTGGTTGaggttgaaaagaaaaagaagaagaaacataAGGAGAAGGAAGGTGCTGATGGAGGGGGTGATCGCAAACGAAAACATGATGAGGTTGATGATAGCCCTGCCCCTGATGCTGCCAAGAAGATGAAAGTTGAGGGAGCTGAGGAAGTtgaggaaaaagagaagaagaagaaaaagaaaaaggatgatgatgatgttgtATCTGCTGATGGAGagaaatcaaaggaaaagaagaaaaagaaggacaaACAGAAGGAGGATGCTGCATCATCAGATGAGGATAAGTctgagaagaagaagaaaaagaagaagaagcacaAAGATGCAGAGAATGGTGATTCTGTTTTGCCTGTGGCTAATGCAGGAAATGATGACGATACAGAAAAGAGcgagaagaaaaaggaaaagaagaaaaagaagaataagGATGCAGAGCAGGCCTAG